TTGTGGGAGAATGCCGATTACTTCAAGGCTAAATTAAAAGCGGTGGGCTTTAAAGTCGCAAAATCGGAAACGCCAATTACACCGGTAATTTTAGGCGATGAACAATTAACTCAAAAATTCTCGCAAGCCTTGGTTGCAAATGGTGTCTATGCCAAACCAATCGTATTCCCAACCGTCCCACTGGGAACTGGGCGGATTCGTAACATGCCAAGTGCTACTCATACCAAAGCAATGCTGGATGAAGCAGTGACGGTGTATGAAAAAGTAGGTCGTGAACTAGGGATTATCTAAATTCAAAGGAGGAACTAACATGCATAAAGTGATGGTAACGGGTTGTTTAGGACAAATCGGATCAGAATTAGTGGCCCAATTGAGAGCCCAAAACGGTGTCGATAGTGTGATTGCAACGGATATTCGGCGACCAGACCATAACGAAACGGTTGAAAGTGGTCCGTTTGAAGTATTAGATGTAACGGATTATGATCGAATGCTTAAAATTGCGACCGATTATCAAGTCGATACACTTATTCACTTAGCGGCATTACTGTCAGCAGTGGCTGAAGAACGGCCACAATTTGCTTGGCAGTTAAATATGACCGGTCTCGTTAATGCATTGGAAGTGGCCCGGGAATTAGATTTGAAATTCTTTACACCAAGTTCAATTGGCGCATTTGGCCCTAGTACACCTAAAGATAATACACCACAAGATACGATCCAACGACCAACAACGATGTATGGCGTAACGAAAGTCTCTGGGGAATTACTCTGTGATTACTACCATACTAAATACGGGGTTGATACACGGGGCGTTCGTTTCCCAGGTTTGATTTCTTATAAGACCTTACCTGGCGGCGGCACGACTGATTATGCAGTCGATATCTACTACGAGGCTTTACGCAATGGCCATTATGAATCATTCATTAAAGAAGGTACTTATATGGATATGATGTATATGCCAGATGCTATCGGGGCCATCATTAAACTGATGAATGCCGATCCAGAGCGCCTGGTTCATCGCAACGCCTTTAATATTACGGCGATGTCTTTTGAACCAGAACAAATTAAAGCCGCGATTCAAAAAGAAATGCCAGATTTTGAAATGACTTACGCCGTTGATCCAGCGCGTCAAGCGATTGCCGATTCATGGCCTAATAGCATTGACGCCAGCTGTGCTCAAGCGGAATGGGATTTTAAACCGCAATATGATTTAGAAGCAATGACCAAGGATATGTTGGCGCAATTAAAAACTAGAATCTAATGCAGTAAAGGACCGGGCTTAGTCGCTCGGTCTTTTTTATGTGCCGCAATTAGTTATCGCTCGGAGTACCTAAATAAAAATCAACCTTTGGACCTATGACATTTCCAATTAAA
This DNA window, taken from Latilactobacillus sakei, encodes the following:
- a CDS encoding UDP-glucose 4-epimerase, translated to MHKVMVTGCLGQIGSELVAQLRAQNGVDSVIATDIRRPDHNETVESGPFEVLDVTDYDRMLKIATDYQVDTLIHLAALLSAVAEERPQFAWQLNMTGLVNALEVARELDLKFFTPSSIGAFGPSTPKDNTPQDTIQRPTTMYGVTKVSGELLCDYYHTKYGVDTRGVRFPGLISYKTLPGGGTTDYAVDIYYEALRNGHYESFIKEGTYMDMMYMPDAIGAIIKLMNADPERLVHRNAFNITAMSFEPEQIKAAIQKEMPDFEMTYAVDPARQAIADSWPNSIDASCAQAEWDFKPQYDLEAMTKDMLAQLKTRI